Proteins co-encoded in one Malus domestica chromosome 09, GDT2T_hap1 genomic window:
- the LOC114827080 gene encoding protein transport protein SEC23 A-like isoform X1, producing the protein MSNPPQPPIGYSVSITPSRPDTLSLDPEKISIPPPPLIAPRFPPPKFQQDQTPSPSIKTPNAPSPANGLKTGSPIPHLSTPPGPPVFTSPVRPAAVPFRASPATPQPVAFTPGTFLPTSSPPNFSNGSHELHHQLSNDTEDDAVPVGESPYVLFSAHKALKQKKQANVPSLGFGALVSPGRGISPGPQIIQRDPHRCHSCGAYANIFCNILLCSGQWQCVICRELNGSEGEYIVPCKEDLCNFPELSSPMVDYVQTGNNRPGFVPVSDSRMSAPIVLVIDECLDEPHLWDLQSSLHAFVDSLPPTTRIGIILYGRTVSVYDFSEESFASADVLPGAKSPSQDALKALIYGTGIYLSPMHASLPVAHAIFSSLRPYKMKTPETSRDRCLGTAVEVALAIVQGPSGEMSRGVIKRSGGNSRIIVCAGGPNTYGPGSVPHSFSHPNYPHMEKTALKWMEHLGQEAHRQNTVVDILCAGQCPVRVPVLQPLAKASGGIFVLHDDFGEAFGVNLQRASTRAAGSRGFLAIRCSDDILITQVVGPGEEAHIDTHETFKNDTSLYIQMLSVEETQSFSLSLENKRDIRTEYVYFQFTIQYLNVYQADISRVITVRLPTVDSVSAYLASVQDEVAAVLIAKRTLLRAKNFSDAIDMRGTIDERIKDIALKFGSQVPKSKLYRFPKEIPLLPELLLHLRRGPLLGSIVGHEDERSVIRNLFLNASFDLSLRMVAPRCLMHREGGTFEELPAYDLAMQSDAAVVLDHGTDVFIWLGAELAADEGKSAAALAACRTLAEELTELRFPAPRILSFKEGSSQARYFVSRLIPAHKDPPYEQEARFPQLRTLRTEERTKLKNSFISFDEPSFCEWVRSLKVVPPEPS; encoded by the exons ATGTCAAATCCACCGCAGCCTCCCATTGGATACTCTGTCAGTATCACTCCCTCACGCCCAGACACACTATCTCTTGACCCTGAGAAAATTTCTATTCCTCCACCACCTTTAATTGCTCCGAGATTCCCTCCACCAAAGTTTCAACAAGATCAAACTCCTTCTCCATCCATCAAAACCCCAAATGCACCATCACCAGCTAATGGGTTGAAAACTGGCAGCCCTATTCCTCATCTGAGTACACCCCCTGGACCTCCTGTTTTTACTTCCCCTGTGCGGCCTGCTGCTGTGCCTTTTCGTGCTTCACCTGCAACTCCTCAGCCAGTTGCTTTCACCCCGGGCACATTTTTGCCAACATCTTCGCCTCCCAATTTTTCGAATGGCTCGCATGAACTACATCACCAACTTTCTAATGATACAGAGGATGATGCTGTGCCTGTTGGAGAATCACCATATGTCCTATTCTCAGCTCATAAG GCgttgaaacaaaagaaacaagcaaatGTACCCAGTTTGGGTTTTGGGGCCTTGGTTTCACCTGGAAGGGGAATTTCACCTGGTCCCCAGATAATACAACGTGATCCTCATCGCTGCCACAGCTGTGGAGCTTATGCAAATATTTTTTGCAACATCTTATTGTGCTCAGGTCAGTGGCAATGTGTAATTTGCCGAGAACTGAATGGAAGTGAGGGAGAATACATAGTTCCTTGCAAGGAAGATCTTTGTAATTTTCCAGAGTTGTCATCTCCAATGGTTGATTATGTTCAAACTGGGAACAATAGACCTGGTTTTGTTCCTGTTTCTGACTCAAGAATGTCTGCACCTATAGTTCTTGTCATAGATGAGTGTTTAGACGAACCACATCTGTGGGATTTACAAAGCTCCTTGCATGCATTTGTTGATTCACTTCCCCCGACAACAAGAATTGGAATAATACTGTATGGTCGCACAGTATCAGTCTATGACTTTTCAGAGGAATCATTTGCATCTGCTGATGTGCTTCCAGGAGCTAAATCACCAAGTCAGGATGCCTTAAAAGCATTGATATATGGAACTGGTATATACTTGTCTCCAATGCATGCTTCCTTACCAGTGGCACATGCCATATTCTCATCATTGAGGCCATACAAAATGAAAACTCCAGAAACTTCTAGAGATCGGTGCCTGGGGACGGCAGTTGAGGTTGCTCTTGCTATAGTTCAAGGGCCATCAGGAGAAATGTCTCGAGGGGTAATTAAAAGGTCTGGAGGTAATAGCAGAATCATTGTTTGTGCTGGTGGGCCTAATACATATGGTCCTGGATCTGTTCCTCATTCTTTCAGTCACCCAAATTATCCTCATATGGAAAAGACTGCATTGAAATGGATGGAGCATCTGGGTCAAGAGGCACACCGACAAAATACAGTGGTTGACATTTTGTGCGCTGGGCAATGCCCTGTAAGAGTTCCTGTTTTGCAGCCTCTTGCAAAAGCTTCTGGAGGCATTTTTGTTCTCCATGACGACTTTGGGGAAGCCTTTGGTGTGAACTTACAAAGGGCATCTACCAGGGCTGCAGGCTCCCGTGGGTTCTTGGCAATACGCTGTTCCGATGACATTCTCATAACTCAAGTTGTGGGTCCTGGTGAAGAGGCACATATTGACACTCATGAAACCTTCAAAAATGACACTTCTCTTTACATACAAATGCTTAGTGTTGAAGAGACACAGAGCTTCTCACTCTCCTTGGAAAATAAGAGGGACATTAGGACTGAGTATGTGTATTTCCAGTTTACAATCCAGTATTTAAATGTGTATCAAGCTGATATATCAAGAGTAATTACTGTTAGATTGCCAACAGTTGATAGTGTTTCAGCATATCTTGCAAGTGTTCAAGATGAAGTTGCAGCAGTTCTTATTGCAAAAAGGACTCTCTTGCGAGCTAAAAACTTTTCAGATGCAATTGATATGCGAGGAACAATAGATGAAAGAATTAAAGACATTGCTCTGAAATTTGGGTCTCAAGTACCAAAGTCAAAGCTTTATCGGTTTCCAAAGGAGATCCCTTTATTGCCAGAGCTCCTGCTTCATCTAAGAAGGGGCCCACTGCTGGGAAGCATTGTTGGCCATGAAGATGAGAGATCTGTAATACGAAACTTGTTTCTGAATGCATCCTTTGATCTCTCACTCCGAATGGTAGCACCTCGTTGTTTAATGCATCGGGAAGGGGGAACATTTGAGGAACTACCAGCTTATGACCTTGCTATGCAGTCAGATGCAGCAGTTGTCCTTGATCATGGCACAGATGTCTTCATTTGGTTG GGTGCTGAACTTGCTGCTGATGAAGGAAAAAGTGCAGCTGCTTTAGCGGCTTGCAGAACATTAGCTGAAGAGCTCACTGAACTGAGGTTTCCGGCTCCTCGGATCCTGTCGTTCAAG GAAGGAAGTTCTCAGGCTCGATATTTCGTATCTCGGCTCATACCCGCACACAAGGATCCTCCTTATGAGCAG GAGGCAAGATTCCCACAGCTACGAACATTGAGAACAGAAGAGCGGACGAAGCTGAAAAACAGTTTTATTAGTTTTGATGAGCCTAGTTTTTGCGAGTGGGTACGAAGCTTGAAAGTGGTGCCTCCGGAACCAAGCTAG
- the LOC139187933 gene encoding uncharacterized protein, with translation MDNQKIPEDVRVIIACTYLEGQAYHWWESILSIPDTQVTTWEEFETIFLEKYFPSTLRSMKAREFVNLVQGELTIVEYEAKFEELMRFAPYMIPDDTVKARKFKEGLRQSILEKVEILKLSRYADVKERAYIAERSENKRISDHKDLSSGHTNKRTRFNPFPYQPLGSQEPQKCYHCQQIGHIKKNCPRQQRNQGPQVQYRAPQVQFYTPQTQFRAPPPQNYVPYQTQGNWPRPQVIQQSQRLEGQFSQARPRAHPNKKSGQLT, from the coding sequence atgGATAACCAAAAGATTCCAGAAGACGTTCGAGTGATTATTGCTTGTACTTATTTAGAAGGACAAGCATACCATTGGTGGGAGTCAATCTTAAGTATTCCAGATACACAAGTTACAACTTGGGAAGAATTTGAGACTATCTTCTTAGAAAAGTATTTCCCAAGTACTTTGAGGAGTATGAAAGCAAGAGAGTTTGTTAATCTCGTACAAGGAGAATTAACTATTGTTGAATATGAGGCTAAATTTGAAGAGCTTATGCGTTTTGCACCTTATATGATTCCCGATGATACCGTAAAAGCAAGGAAATTTAAAGAAGGGTTGAGACAATCAATCTTGGAAAAGGTGGAAATTCTAAAGTTAAGCAGGTATGCTGATGTAAAGGAAAGAGCGTACATAGCGGAACGGTCTGAAAATAAGAGAATTTCGGATCATAAGGACCTTAGCAGTGGACATACCAATAAGCGGACAAGATTTAATCCTTTTCCGTATCAACCACTGGGAAGCCAAGAACCGCAAAAATGTTATCACTGTCAGCAAATCGGACATATTAAGAAAAATTGTCCACGACAACAAAGGAATCAAGGACCTCAAGTGCAATATCGTGCCCCCCAAGTACAATTTTATACTCCACAAACACAATTTCGTGCACCACCACCTCAGAACTATGTCCCTTATCAAACTCAAGGAAATTGGCCAAGACCACAAGTTATTCAACAGTCACAACGTCTAGAAGGGCAATTTTCACAAGCCAGACCAAGAGCTCATCCaaataagaaatctggacaactCACATAG
- the LOC114827080 gene encoding protein transport protein SEC23 A-like isoform X2 has protein sequence MSNPPQPPIGYSVSITPSRPDTLSLDPEKISIPPPPLIAPRFPPPKFQQDQTPSPSIKTPNAPSPANGLKTGSPIPHLSTPPGPPVFTSPVRPAAVPFRASPATPQPVAFTPGTFLPTSSPPNFSNGSHELHHQLSNDTEDDAVPVGESPYVLFSAHKALKQKKQANVPSLGFGALVSPGRGISPGPQIIQRDPHRCHSCGAYANIFCNILLCSGQWQCVICRELNGSEGEYIVPCKEDLCNFPELSSPMVDYVQTGNNRPGFVPVSDSRMSAPIVLVIDECLDEPHLWDLQSSLHAFVDSLPPTTRIGIILYGRTVSVYDFSEESFASADVLPGAKSPSQDALKALIYGTGIYLSPMHASLPVAHAIFSSLRPYKMKTPETSRDRCLGTAVEVALAIVQGPSGEMSRGVIKRSGGNSRIIVCAGGPNTYGPGSVPHSFSHPNYPHMEKTALKWMEHLGQEAHRQNTVVDILCAGQCPVRVPVLQPLAKASGGIFVLHDDFGEAFGVNLQRASTRAAGSRGFLAIRCSDDILITQVVGPGEEAHIDTHETFKNDTSLYIQMLSVEETQSFSLSLENKRDIRTEYVYFQFTIQYLNVYQADISRVITVRLPTVDSVSAYLASVQDEVAAVLIAKRTLLRAKNFSDAIDMRGTIDERIKDIALKFGSQVPKSKLYRFPKEIPLLPELLLHLRRGPLLGSIVGHEDERSVIRNLFLNASFDLSLRMVAPRCLMHREGGTFEELPAYDLAMQSDAAVVLDHGTDVFIWLGAELAADEGKSAAALAACRTLAEELTELRFPAPRILSFKEGSSQARYFVSRLIPAHKDPPYEQVRVKTTNSGECG, from the exons ATGTCAAATCCACCGCAGCCTCCCATTGGATACTCTGTCAGTATCACTCCCTCACGCCCAGACACACTATCTCTTGACCCTGAGAAAATTTCTATTCCTCCACCACCTTTAATTGCTCCGAGATTCCCTCCACCAAAGTTTCAACAAGATCAAACTCCTTCTCCATCCATCAAAACCCCAAATGCACCATCACCAGCTAATGGGTTGAAAACTGGCAGCCCTATTCCTCATCTGAGTACACCCCCTGGACCTCCTGTTTTTACTTCCCCTGTGCGGCCTGCTGCTGTGCCTTTTCGTGCTTCACCTGCAACTCCTCAGCCAGTTGCTTTCACCCCGGGCACATTTTTGCCAACATCTTCGCCTCCCAATTTTTCGAATGGCTCGCATGAACTACATCACCAACTTTCTAATGATACAGAGGATGATGCTGTGCCTGTTGGAGAATCACCATATGTCCTATTCTCAGCTCATAAG GCgttgaaacaaaagaaacaagcaaatGTACCCAGTTTGGGTTTTGGGGCCTTGGTTTCACCTGGAAGGGGAATTTCACCTGGTCCCCAGATAATACAACGTGATCCTCATCGCTGCCACAGCTGTGGAGCTTATGCAAATATTTTTTGCAACATCTTATTGTGCTCAGGTCAGTGGCAATGTGTAATTTGCCGAGAACTGAATGGAAGTGAGGGAGAATACATAGTTCCTTGCAAGGAAGATCTTTGTAATTTTCCAGAGTTGTCATCTCCAATGGTTGATTATGTTCAAACTGGGAACAATAGACCTGGTTTTGTTCCTGTTTCTGACTCAAGAATGTCTGCACCTATAGTTCTTGTCATAGATGAGTGTTTAGACGAACCACATCTGTGGGATTTACAAAGCTCCTTGCATGCATTTGTTGATTCACTTCCCCCGACAACAAGAATTGGAATAATACTGTATGGTCGCACAGTATCAGTCTATGACTTTTCAGAGGAATCATTTGCATCTGCTGATGTGCTTCCAGGAGCTAAATCACCAAGTCAGGATGCCTTAAAAGCATTGATATATGGAACTGGTATATACTTGTCTCCAATGCATGCTTCCTTACCAGTGGCACATGCCATATTCTCATCATTGAGGCCATACAAAATGAAAACTCCAGAAACTTCTAGAGATCGGTGCCTGGGGACGGCAGTTGAGGTTGCTCTTGCTATAGTTCAAGGGCCATCAGGAGAAATGTCTCGAGGGGTAATTAAAAGGTCTGGAGGTAATAGCAGAATCATTGTTTGTGCTGGTGGGCCTAATACATATGGTCCTGGATCTGTTCCTCATTCTTTCAGTCACCCAAATTATCCTCATATGGAAAAGACTGCATTGAAATGGATGGAGCATCTGGGTCAAGAGGCACACCGACAAAATACAGTGGTTGACATTTTGTGCGCTGGGCAATGCCCTGTAAGAGTTCCTGTTTTGCAGCCTCTTGCAAAAGCTTCTGGAGGCATTTTTGTTCTCCATGACGACTTTGGGGAAGCCTTTGGTGTGAACTTACAAAGGGCATCTACCAGGGCTGCAGGCTCCCGTGGGTTCTTGGCAATACGCTGTTCCGATGACATTCTCATAACTCAAGTTGTGGGTCCTGGTGAAGAGGCACATATTGACACTCATGAAACCTTCAAAAATGACACTTCTCTTTACATACAAATGCTTAGTGTTGAAGAGACACAGAGCTTCTCACTCTCCTTGGAAAATAAGAGGGACATTAGGACTGAGTATGTGTATTTCCAGTTTACAATCCAGTATTTAAATGTGTATCAAGCTGATATATCAAGAGTAATTACTGTTAGATTGCCAACAGTTGATAGTGTTTCAGCATATCTTGCAAGTGTTCAAGATGAAGTTGCAGCAGTTCTTATTGCAAAAAGGACTCTCTTGCGAGCTAAAAACTTTTCAGATGCAATTGATATGCGAGGAACAATAGATGAAAGAATTAAAGACATTGCTCTGAAATTTGGGTCTCAAGTACCAAAGTCAAAGCTTTATCGGTTTCCAAAGGAGATCCCTTTATTGCCAGAGCTCCTGCTTCATCTAAGAAGGGGCCCACTGCTGGGAAGCATTGTTGGCCATGAAGATGAGAGATCTGTAATACGAAACTTGTTTCTGAATGCATCCTTTGATCTCTCACTCCGAATGGTAGCACCTCGTTGTTTAATGCATCGGGAAGGGGGAACATTTGAGGAACTACCAGCTTATGACCTTGCTATGCAGTCAGATGCAGCAGTTGTCCTTGATCATGGCACAGATGTCTTCATTTGGTTG GGTGCTGAACTTGCTGCTGATGAAGGAAAAAGTGCAGCTGCTTTAGCGGCTTGCAGAACATTAGCTGAAGAGCTCACTGAACTGAGGTTTCCGGCTCCTCGGATCCTGTCGTTCAAG GAAGGAAGTTCTCAGGCTCGATATTTCGTATCTCGGCTCATACCCGCACACAAGGATCCTCCTTATGAGCAGGTGAGAGTGAAGACAACAAACAGTGGCGAATGTGGCTAA